CCCTGGGAGACGTAGACGGAGGTCATCTCGTTGGCGAAATTGCCGATGATGAAGCCCAGATCCGCATCGTTGCGGTAATGCCCCACGTCCACTCCCATGGCTCCGGTGGCCTCGCCGCTACGGCCGTAGGCGACACCCAACAAAGCCCCTTCCTCCTCGAAGGTACCGTCCCCCCGGTTGTGGAAGAAGAAGTTGCCCACGGTGTCGTTGGCCACCAGGATGTCGACCCAGCCATCCTGATCGACGTCCGCCATTCCCAGCCCCAGGGCCTTGCCCGCCGGCGCCTCGGTGACCGGATTGACCACCTCGATTCCGGCCTCGGCGGAGACATCCTGGAAGCTGCCGTCCCCCTCGTTGCGATAAAGGTAGGAGTGGGAGCCCTGGTAGTTCACCGGCGGCCCGTAAGCGCGGCCGACGCCGGTGAGGCGATAGTCGACCTCGAAGTCGATGTCCTTGGACCAGCGCACGTAGTTGGCGACGAAGAGGTCCAGGTCGCCATCCCGGTCGTAGTCGAGGAAGCCCGCGCTGGTGCTCCAGGCTCCAGCGTCCCCGGCCACACCGGCAGCGGCGGTGACGTCCTCGAAACGACCCTCACGATTGCGCAGCAGCCGATTCTCGCCGACGGCGGAAACGAAGAGGTCGACCCAGCCGTCGTTGTCGAAATCCCCCACCGCGGCGCCCATGCCGTAGAGCTCCAGGGCGGTTCCTGTCTCCCCACTGACGTCGGTGAAGGTGCCGTCGCCGTCGTTGCGGAAGAGCGCGCTGGTGGGAGTCGGCCGCACCGGCGTGTCGTGGGGCCAGGAGCTGGAGTTGACGAAGAAGAGATCCTGGTCCCCGTCGTTGTCATAGTCCAGCACCGCGACGCCCCCGCCCATGCTCTCCGGCAGGAGCTTGTCGCCGGTGGCGCCGTTGAAATGCTCGAAGTCGATGCCGCCGGCCTCGGTGACGTCGGTGAAGCTCACCGCCAGGGGGTCCACCGATTCGGCCACCTGCTCCGGCGCGGTCGCCGCCAGCTCGGTTTCCGGCATCTCCTCCGGCGGCCGCCGCACCAGCAGCAGAATCACCACCACCACCACGGCGACGACGGCGAAAACCGCCAGCGAGCGCCAGAAAGCCCGACCGATGACCGCGTCGTCTTCCGGTACCCACTCGCCGTCGTCCACCGGCGGCTCGGCACCGGAGACGGGATCCAATCGTTCTTTGTCGTTATCGGCCATGACGTCCTCCCGCCAGCTCGGCGACCTTCTCCGGTTCACCCTCCGGAGGTGACGGGCCGGCAGCCGCCGTCTCCGTCGACGCCCCCGGCGGCGTGGCGATGGGCTCGGCCCCCTCCAGCGCCAACAGCTCGTAGGGAGCGGCCCGCCGCTCGTCCGCCGGCTGCCCTTCGAGCTCGTAGGCTTCGGAGCGGTGGAGATCGTAGATCACGATGGCCTCGGCGGCATGGTTGGCCGCCGGATCGTTGCGCCGGGCGATGGCGATGGCGCGGTCCCGGGCGTTGTCGTCGGGACGATAGCGCTGGTAGAGCTCACCGTGCTCGGTGGCCAGTTCTTCCTCTCCCAGCTGGCGGTAGATGAGGTTGAGGTTGTAATGCGCCGGCACGTTCTCCGGATCGAGCTCCAAAGCCTGCTGGAAGTAGCCCACAGCCTCCTGGAGCAGCTCCTGCCGGCGAGCCTGGCGGCTTTCTCCGCGCTCTTGCTTGGCCCGTTCGAAGACGGTCTGACCGAGCTCCGTCAGCAGGCGGTAGTCCTGGGTGAAATCGAAGCCCCGCTCGCGGGTCTCGGCGCTGTCCAGCTCCAGGATGCCCTTGAAGTCGGCGATGGCCTCGTCCAGATAGCCGTTCTGCTTGTTGACCAGCCCGGTGAACCAGGACACCGACCACGGTGGCGCCGGCGGATCGAAATCCGCTGCCCGGCGCAGGGCGGCGATGGCCTGGTCCTGCACCGTACCCTGGGCCAGGTAGACCCGGGCCAGGTTGAGAGGGCCGTCGGGGCGTCCCAAAGCCTCCACCCGACGGAAAGCTTCCTCCGCCTGGGCCAGCTCGCCCTTGGTCTTGCCGCCCTTGCGCAGCAGGCCGATGCCGTAGTCGTTCCAGCGCTGCCACTCGGGGATGGGGGAAGTCTGCTCCTCCGCCACCTCCGGCCCGCCGACCACGGGCAGGGTGATGGTGTCCACCGCCATGGTCAGAATGGGCAGCTCGTTGATGTAC
This portion of the Acidobacteriota bacterium genome encodes:
- a CDS encoding CRTAC1 family protein, which codes for MADNDKERLDPVSGAEPPVDDGEWVPEDDAVIGRAFWRSLAVFAVVAVVVVVILLLVRRPPEEMPETELAATAPEQVAESVDPLAVSFTDVTEAGGIDFEHFNGATGDKLLPESMGGGVAVLDYDNDGDQDLFFVNSSSWPHDTPVRPTPTSALFRNDGDGTFTDVSGETGTALELYGMGAAVGDFDNDGWVDLFVSAVGENRLLRNREGRFEDVTAAAGVAGDAGAWSTSAGFLDYDRDGDLDLFVANYVRWSKDIDFEVDYRLTGVGRAYGPPVNYQGSHSYLYRNEGDGSFQDVSAEAGIEVVNPVTEAPAGKALGLGMADVDQDGWVDILVANDTVGNFFFHNRGDGTFEEEGALLGVAYGRSGEATGAMGVDVGHYRNDADLGFIIGNFANEMTSVYVSQGDPSIFADEAIGEGIGAPTRTMLSFGILFLDYDLDGRLDLLQANGHLEEEIASVDPSQSYRQPAQLFWNAGSESGRTFVPVPPEETGDLASPIVGRGATFGDLDADGDLDLVLTQVGGAPLVLRNDQALGHHWLRLRLVGDPQQGVSRDAVGAWVEVTADGVTQRRQVMPTRSYLSQTELPVTFGLGGAETVEAVRIVWPDGTAQEVPPPAVDQEVVVEQSST